The following proteins are encoded in a genomic region of Methanoculleus bourgensis MS2:
- a CDS encoding heavy metal translocating P-type ATPase: MQRFILSKKNHITLICAILIVLGFTSGLVFKNEIVATWSLVIASILGAAPIAIQAYQALKVKVVSIDVLVTIAVIGAFLLRNFEESAIVTFLFLFGAFLEQRTLNKTRSAIKELTEMAPESALKLMDDGVFEEVNVDEVDEGDILLVKTGAKVPVDGTVLSGEGHINEASITGESVPVGKKKDSGVYAGTILENGTLQIVADRVGEDTTFGRIIELVEEAQDSKSEAERFIDKFSKYYTPAVLGLAIITWLFSRDIELAITLLVLGCPGALVIGVPVSNVAGIGNGARHGVLLKGSEVIGDFSKVDTIVFDKTGTLTVGNPKVADKEFYADNVGEVLGYLASVEKESDHPLANAIVEHIGDIPLSRVEQTDVVKGAGIIAYIDGHRVAVGNVTLMERENVHLSEKARADIARFEKNGNSLVLTSVDGELKALMGIRDQIRPGVKEDLQKLKKLGVKNLVVLSGDNQGTVDLVAGELGLTEAHGHMLPGDKSKYIEELKTKGHIVAFVGDGVNDSPSLALAQIGIAMGSGTDVAIETSDVVLMNSDFSRLPHALGLAKATATNMHQNIVIAVGVVLVLLASVFLSDWMNMSIAMLAHEASILVVILNGMRLLRYGL, encoded by the coding sequence TTGCAGAGATTTATACTGAGCAAGAAAAATCATATAACACTGATCTGCGCCATTCTAATCGTTCTCGGGTTTACCAGTGGACTGGTTTTTAAAAATGAGATCGTAGCTACCTGGTCCCTGGTTATCGCCTCAATTTTAGGGGCTGCGCCTATTGCAATCCAGGCCTATCAAGCATTGAAGGTTAAAGTCGTCAGTATTGATGTTTTAGTTACCATCGCGGTTATCGGGGCGTTTCTCCTCAGGAATTTTGAAGAGTCTGCCATTGTCACCTTCTTATTCTTGTTTGGTGCTTTTCTAGAGCAGCGGACATTGAACAAGACGCGTTCGGCCATAAAAGAGTTGACGGAAATGGCGCCGGAAAGCGCTTTGAAACTGATGGATGATGGCGTATTTGAAGAAGTAAATGTTGATGAAGTTGATGAAGGCGATATTTTACTGGTGAAGACTGGCGCGAAAGTTCCTGTTGATGGAACCGTTCTGTCAGGAGAAGGTCACATCAATGAAGCAAGTATCACCGGCGAGTCTGTCCCGGTTGGCAAAAAGAAAGATTCAGGTGTATATGCCGGAACGATTCTGGAAAATGGAACACTTCAAATTGTTGCCGACCGTGTAGGTGAAGATACTACTTTTGGTAGAATTATAGAGTTAGTTGAAGAAGCGCAGGATTCAAAATCCGAAGCGGAACGCTTCATTGATAAATTTTCTAAGTACTACACTCCGGCAGTTTTAGGGCTTGCCATTATCACATGGTTATTTTCGCGAGATATTGAACTGGCCATTACCTTATTGGTTCTGGGATGCCCCGGCGCACTGGTTATCGGGGTACCTGTTTCAAACGTAGCGGGCATTGGTAACGGAGCACGACATGGCGTTCTTTTAAAAGGCAGTGAAGTTATTGGCGATTTTAGCAAGGTTGATACCATCGTTTTCGACAAAACAGGTACATTAACGGTAGGCAATCCTAAAGTAGCAGACAAAGAATTTTACGCAGACAACGTTGGAGAGGTATTAGGTTATCTTGCAAGCGTTGAAAAAGAATCAGACCATCCTTTAGCCAACGCAATTGTAGAACACATCGGAGATATACCATTATCTCGAGTAGAACAAACAGACGTTGTAAAAGGCGCTGGAATTATCGCTTACATCGATGGACATAGGGTTGCGGTAGGCAATGTTACGCTCATGGAGCGGGAGAATGTTCATTTATCTGAAAAGGCCCGTGCAGACATTGCCCGATTCGAAAAGAACGGAAACTCCCTTGTTTTAACATCCGTCGATGGTGAATTAAAAGCACTGATGGGTATCCGTGACCAGATTCGTCCGGGTGTAAAAGAAGATCTGCAAAAATTAAAGAAATTAGGCGTTAAAAATCTGGTAGTTCTTTCGGGAGACAACCAGGGGACAGTTGATCTGGTGGCGGGCGAACTGGGGCTGACAGAAGCGCACGGACATATGTTACCCGGAGATAAGTCGAAATATATTGAAGAATTAAAAACTAAAGGTCATATAGTAGCATTCGTTGGAGACGGAGTAAATGATAGCCCTTCACTGGCTCTGGCACAGATCGGAATTGCTATGGGAAGCGGCACAGATGTCGCAATTGAAACCTCGGATGTTGTCCTGATGAATTCGGATTTTAGTCGCTTGCCACATGCACTGGGTTTAGCAAAAGCAACGGCTACTAATATGCACCAGAATATTGTTATCGCAGTAGGAGTTGTGTTAGTCCTGCTTGCAAGTGTATTTCTCAGTGATTGGATGAACATGTCGATAGCGATGCTGGCACACGAAGCAAGCATATTAGTCGTAATCTTAAACGGAATGCGGCTTCTCCGTTACGGATTATGA
- a CDS encoding heavy-metal-associated domain-containing protein: protein MKKATIQLETLTCPSCVQKIEQATKSQVGVEKESVKVLFNSSKVKFDFDAEKISVEDVEKAITALGYVVIRSQVRDK from the coding sequence ATGAAGAAAGCAACGATTCAATTAGAAACATTGACCTGCCCATCATGTGTCCAGAAGATTGAACAAGCAACAAAATCTCAGGTCGGTGTGGAAAAAGAAAGTGTAAAGGTGCTGTTTAACTCAAGCAAAGTAAAATTTGACTTTGATGCTGAAAAAATATCCGTTGAGGATGTCGAAAAGGCCATTACCGCACTTGGATACGTAGTCATAAGATCTCAGGTTAGAGATAAGTGA
- the argH gene encoding argininosuccinate lyase: MRSDQIRQGRLSGERSANLEHFLASMDADRWIAEADLLVDMAHLLGLRRQGIIDEAPARALMAALLDLHDHGLPAEAFDERFEDIHAGKEACLIDRVGEDIGGRLHMGRSRNDEVATCIRIRLKQEIIALVRSLADLRATLLDVAAGHTETVMPGFTHLQHAQPTTLAHYLLAYEQAFSRDAARLREAYARVDASPLGSAAFASTGFPLDRDYTARLLGFARPAANSMDAVAARDFALEVLSSIAICMTTTSRLCEELVLWSTSFFGFVQLDDAYCSSSSIMPQKKNPDVAEIMRAKAGTVAGALTAAITITKGLPMSYNRDLQELTPHLWRGVEAARESLPLLSGMIGTATFNTERMAAEAGRGFSTATELADVLVREYGLAFRTAHRIVGRAVRHGSLDLATLEGAAREAAGLSVVDLGVTQERIDAVLDPRHAVAVRTITGGPAPAAVAVQLAEQKELLARDVAWAKETETALSRAFEDLISESRRMIV; the protein is encoded by the coding sequence ATGCGTTCGGATCAGATTCGGCAGGGCCGTCTCTCCGGCGAACGTTCGGCCAACCTCGAGCATTTTCTTGCATCGATGGATGCCGACCGCTGGATAGCAGAGGCGGACCTCCTCGTGGACATGGCGCACCTCCTCGGCCTTCGGCGGCAGGGGATCATCGACGAAGCCCCGGCCCGTGCACTGATGGCGGCGCTCCTCGACCTCCACGACCACGGCCTCCCGGCGGAGGCGTTCGACGAGCGGTTCGAGGATATCCATGCCGGGAAGGAGGCCTGCCTCATCGACCGGGTCGGGGAGGATATCGGCGGCCGCCTCCACATGGGCAGGTCCCGGAACGACGAGGTTGCCACCTGTATCAGGATACGCCTGAAGCAGGAGATCATCGCCCTCGTGCGTTCGCTTGCCGACCTCAGGGCGACCCTGCTCGACGTCGCGGCCGGGCACACAGAGACGGTGATGCCGGGCTTCACCCACCTGCAGCACGCCCAGCCCACGACGCTGGCCCACTACCTCCTCGCCTACGAGCAGGCCTTCTCCCGCGATGCCGCCCGGCTCAGGGAGGCCTACGCCCGGGTGGATGCGTCCCCCCTCGGTTCGGCGGCGTTCGCCTCGACCGGTTTCCCGCTCGACCGCGACTACACCGCCCGGCTCCTCGGGTTCGCCCGCCCGGCGGCAAACAGCATGGACGCGGTCGCCGCCCGGGACTTCGCGCTCGAGGTGCTCTCCAGTATCGCCATCTGCATGACGACGACAAGCCGGCTCTGTGAGGAGCTGGTCCTCTGGAGCACCTCGTTTTTTGGGTTCGTCCAGCTGGACGACGCCTACTGCTCCTCCTCCTCGATCATGCCCCAGAAGAAGAACCCGGACGTCGCCGAGATCATGCGGGCAAAGGCCGGGACGGTCGCGGGGGCACTCACCGCTGCGATCACCATCACAAAGGGCCTCCCGATGAGCTACAACCGCGACCTCCAGGAGCTGACCCCGCATCTCTGGCGGGGGGTGGAGGCGGCCCGCGAGAGCCTCCCGCTGTTATCCGGTATGATCGGGACCGCGACCTTCAACACCGAACGGATGGCCGCCGAGGCGGGCAGGGGGTTCTCCACCGCGACAGAACTTGCCGACGTCCTCGTCCGGGAGTACGGACTTGCGTTCCGCACCGCCCACCGGATCGTCGGGCGGGCGGTCAGGCACGGCTCGCTCGACCTCGCGACGCTCGAGGGCGCCGCACGGGAGGCGGCCGGCCTCTCGGTCGTCGACCTGGGCGTGACCCAGGAGCGGATCGACGCGGTCCTTGACCCGCGTCACGCCGTCGCTGTGCGAACGATCACCGGCGGCCCGGCGCCTGCCGCGGTCGCGGTGCAACTCGCAGAGCAGAAGGAACTCCTCGCCCGGGACGTGGCATGGGCGAAGGAGACGGAAACGGCGCTTTCGCGCGCGTTTGAAGACCTGATATCAGAATCACGGAGGATGATAGTATAA
- the gatD gene encoding Glu-tRNA(Gln) amidotransferase subunit GatD, with the protein MTEPFQAGDLVRYANGGTALTGTYIAERDGMAVIKLDNGYNIGTSPQKIELVGRAAPQPPAGAGVVVQNPDLPELSIISTGGTIASRVDYRTGAVTSQFSASDILRAIPELGDIARYRDRQVASILSENMSPAIWQDLARAVYDEIRHGASGVIVTHGTDTMGYSAAAVRFMLKTPVPVVFVGSQRSADRPSSDNAMNTLCSAAVAAGDLGEVAVVMHATTNDDRCAIHRATRVRKMHTSRRDAFQSVGSAPLGYVDYPSLAVSLSDEAVRRGTGEPELRDALEERCALLQYYPGMPLSVLDAFEGYAGLVLSGTGLGHVSTDWIPRLRDMIEGGTAVVMTSQCLHGRVCDRVYNTGRDLLSIGVIEGEDMLPEVALVKLMWVLGNESDPEEARALMQTDLAGEIQRRSIA; encoded by the coding sequence ATAACAGAACCATTTCAGGCCGGAGACCTGGTGCGCTACGCGAACGGCGGGACCGCGCTCACCGGCACCTACATCGCTGAACGGGACGGGATGGCCGTCATCAAACTGGACAACGGCTACAACATCGGGACATCGCCCCAGAAGATTGAACTGGTCGGGCGCGCGGCCCCCCAGCCCCCGGCAGGGGCCGGGGTCGTCGTCCAGAACCCCGACCTCCCCGAACTCTCGATCATATCCACCGGCGGGACGATCGCAAGCAGGGTGGACTACCGGACCGGGGCGGTGACGAGCCAGTTCTCGGCGAGCGACATCCTGCGGGCGATCCCGGAACTCGGGGATATCGCCCGGTACCGTGACCGCCAGGTGGCAAGCATCCTCTCCGAGAACATGTCTCCGGCGATCTGGCAGGACCTCGCACGGGCGGTCTACGACGAGATCCGGCACGGCGCGTCCGGCGTGATCGTCACCCACGGCACCGACACCATGGGCTACTCGGCCGCGGCGGTCAGGTTCATGCTCAAGACCCCGGTGCCGGTCGTCTTTGTCGGGTCGCAGCGGTCAGCCGACCGCCCGAGCTCGGACAACGCCATGAACACCCTCTGCAGCGCCGCCGTCGCCGCCGGCGACCTCGGTGAGGTGGCGGTGGTGATGCACGCGACGACGAACGACGACCGGTGCGCCATCCACCGGGCGACGAGGGTCCGGAAGATGCACACATCCCGGCGCGACGCCTTCCAGAGCGTGGGATCGGCCCCGCTCGGTTACGTCGACTACCCCTCCCTCGCGGTCAGCCTCTCTGACGAGGCTGTGCGGCGGGGCACCGGGGAGCCCGAACTCCGTGACGCGCTCGAGGAACGCTGCGCTCTCCTCCAGTACTACCCGGGAATGCCGCTCTCGGTCCTCGACGCATTCGAGGGCTATGCGGGCCTCGTCCTCTCAGGGACCGGCCTTGGGCACGTCTCGACCGACTGGATACCGAGACTCCGTGATATGATCGAGGGCGGGACGGCCGTCGTCATGACATCCCAGTGCCTGCACGGCCGGGTCTGCGACCGGGTCTACAACACCGGGAGAGACCTCCTCTCGATCGGCGTGATCGAGGGCGAGGATATGCTCCCCGAGGTCGCGCTCGTGAAACTGATGTGGGTGCTCGGGAACGAATCCGACCCAGAGGAGGCGCGGGCGCTCATGCAGACCGACCTTGCGGGCGAGATCCAGCGGAGGTCGATCGCATGA
- the gatE gene encoding Glu-tRNA(Gln) amidotransferase subunit GatE produces MNYQELGLKAGIEIHQQLDTAEKLFCRCPTLLRDTAERTGEFSRYLRATESELGEIDRAAEEEMKLVRKFTYYTYDSVCLVEHDEEPPTPMNPEALEVCLTIAKMLGMTPAEQVHTMRKLVIDGSNTSGFQRTALVGLSGALPDGCLIETICLEEEAAQRVEGETFSLDRLGIPLVEITTAPCMRTPEAVQEVAGYIGMVLRSTGRVKRGLGTIRQDINVSIAGGARVEIKGVQELDLIAEVVRREVQRQVALLAIRDELRERGARVDQTVVDVTALFSGTKSSILKKAKSILAVRLCGFAGLVGREIQPGRRLGSEMSDYAKKCGVGGIFHTDELPAYGITAEEVARLREFVGAAEEDCVAIVAAGRERAGCAAEQVMIRAEMALSGVPEETRKMLDEGSSAYMRPLPGAARMYPETDVFPVVIDEPLWESITVPELLTHRSERFVREFGLDEDLARQVAFSERLPTFEAAVAAGVRPTIAARTLLATCRELARDGVAVDRVSEDEILALLSAVEADRAAKEAIPDLLTELARTAGEGAGTPQERVDAVIAKMAPAVSQADVESIVRRVVAEREAFARERGMGALGPLMGVVMQELRGSVDGKVVSETLRRELGRLLS; encoded by the coding sequence ATGAACTACCAGGAACTCGGGCTGAAAGCCGGGATCGAGATCCACCAGCAGCTCGACACCGCCGAGAAACTCTTCTGCCGCTGCCCCACGCTCCTCCGTGACACCGCCGAGCGGACCGGGGAGTTCTCCCGCTACCTCAGGGCGACGGAGAGCGAACTTGGCGAGATCGACCGGGCGGCCGAGGAGGAGATGAAACTCGTCAGGAAGTTCACCTACTACACCTACGACTCGGTCTGCCTGGTGGAGCACGACGAGGAGCCCCCGACGCCGATGAACCCCGAGGCGCTCGAGGTCTGCCTCACGATCGCAAAGATGCTCGGCATGACGCCCGCAGAGCAGGTCCATACCATGAGAAAGCTCGTCATCGACGGCTCGAACACCAGCGGGTTCCAGCGGACGGCGCTCGTCGGGCTCTCTGGCGCCCTCCCGGACGGCTGCCTGATCGAGACGATATGCCTTGAGGAGGAGGCGGCACAGCGAGTGGAGGGCGAGACCTTCTCCCTCGACCGCCTGGGGATCCCGCTCGTCGAGATCACCACTGCGCCCTGCATGCGCACCCCGGAGGCTGTCCAGGAGGTTGCCGGGTACATCGGGATGGTGCTCCGCTCCACCGGCAGGGTGAAGCGGGGGCTTGGGACGATCAGGCAGGACATCAACGTCTCCATCGCGGGCGGCGCGAGGGTCGAGATCAAGGGCGTCCAGGAACTCGATCTCATCGCCGAGGTGGTCAGGCGCGAGGTGCAGCGGCAGGTCGCCCTCCTCGCCATCCGCGACGAACTCCGGGAACGCGGCGCCCGGGTTGACCAGACCGTCGTCGACGTCACCGCCCTCTTCTCGGGGACAAAGTCGTCCATCCTGAAGAAGGCGAAATCCATCCTGGCCGTCAGGCTCTGCGGGTTTGCGGGGCTCGTCGGGCGGGAGATCCAGCCCGGCCGGCGCCTTGGAAGCGAGATGTCCGACTACGCCAAAAAGTGCGGTGTCGGCGGAATCTTCCACACCGACGAACTCCCGGCCTACGGAATCACCGCAGAAGAGGTGGCACGCCTGCGGGAGTTCGTCGGCGCCGCCGAGGAGGACTGCGTCGCCATCGTTGCGGCAGGAAGAGAGCGTGCCGGGTGTGCGGCCGAGCAGGTGATGATCAGGGCGGAGATGGCGCTTTCCGGCGTGCCCGAGGAGACCAGGAAGATGCTCGACGAAGGGAGTTCGGCCTACATGCGCCCGCTTCCCGGGGCCGCCCGGATGTACCCGGAGACCGACGTCTTCCCGGTCGTCATCGACGAGCCCCTCTGGGAGAGCATCACGGTCCCGGAACTCCTCACCCACCGGAGTGAGCGGTTCGTCCGGGAGTTCGGGCTTGATGAGGACCTGGCACGGCAGGTGGCCTTCTCCGAGCGGCTGCCGACGTTTGAAGCGGCGGTCGCCGCCGGCGTCCGCCCCACCATCGCGGCACGGACGCTCCTTGCCACCTGCCGGGAACTCGCCCGCGACGGCGTGGCGGTCGACCGGGTGAGCGAGGACGAGATTCTTGCCCTCCTCTCCGCCGTGGAGGCCGACCGGGCCGCGAAAGAGGCGATCCCCGACCTCCTCACCGAACTTGCGCGGACAGCAGGCGAGGGTGCCGGGACGCCGCAGGAGCGGGTGGATGCGGTCATCGCGAAGATGGCCCCCGCCGTCTCGCAGGCGGACGTGGAATCGATCGTGCGCCGGGTTGTCGCCGAGCGGGAGGCGTTTGCCCGGGAGCGGGGCATGGGCGCACTCGGCCCCCTGATGGGCGTCGTCATGCAGGAACTCCGGGGGAGCGTGGACGGCAAGGTCGTCAGCGAGACCCTCCGGCGCGAGCTTGGGCGGCTGCTCTCCTGA
- a CDS encoding DUF5350 domain-containing protein, whose amino-acid sequence MGKTGTTQWAQVKGVKGQIRLVPASEGEVKKPGPNQRFKPASDIVKRESREGQDFRRGRRGGRGRGRAPTMDARIRRRVPRSKASALGTKQKSR is encoded by the coding sequence ATGGGAAAGACAGGAACTACACAGTGGGCCCAGGTCAAGGGTGTGAAGGGGCAGATACGGCTCGTCCCTGCAAGTGAAGGCGAAGTGAAAAAACCCGGTCCGAACCAGCGGTTCAAGCCCGCGTCCGATATCGTCAAGCGGGAGAGCAGGGAAGGTCAGGACTTCCGGCGTGGCCGGCGTGGCGGCCGCGGCAGGGGTCGCGCCCCCACGATGGATGCGCGGATACGCCGGAGAGTGCCGCGCTCAAAGGCGTCGGCTCTCGGAACCAAGCAGAAATCAAGATAA
- a CDS encoding nitroreductase family protein, producing the protein MNSSDFLRFLKARSSVRSYSGEPLDPEEIDYILACASTAPSAGNREAWDVVVVTDEDIRIDLALAALEQEHIREAPAVFVVCANYIRSMSHYGERGILYALQDAAIACTYMMLAAHARGLHSCWTGAFNENAVRELLQLPEHVRPVALLAAGRGTPPLRPVGRMPVEEHTHREIW; encoded by the coding sequence ATGAACTCCTCTGATTTCTTACGCTTCCTCAAAGCCCGGTCATCGGTTCGCAGCTACTCAGGGGAGCCCCTCGACCCGGAAGAGATCGACTATATCCTGGCCTGTGCGAGCACGGCGCCGAGCGCCGGCAACCGTGAGGCCTGGGATGTCGTCGTCGTCACCGATGAGGATATCAGGATAGACCTTGCGCTCGCTGCTCTCGAACAGGAGCATATCAGGGAAGCACCGGCGGTCTTTGTGGTCTGTGCAAACTACATCCGGTCCATGTCGCACTACGGGGAGCGCGGGATCCTCTACGCGCTCCAGGACGCCGCCATCGCCTGCACCTATATGATGCTCGCCGCACACGCCCGGGGCCTCCACTCGTGCTGGACCGGGGCATTCAACGAAAACGCTGTACGTGAGCTTCTTCAACTCCCGGAGCATGTCCGCCCGGTTGCGCTCCTCGCGGCCGGCAGGGGGACACCCCCGCTCAGGCCTGTCGGGCGGATGCCGGTGGAAGAACACACGCACCGTGAGATCTGGTAG